From the Sphingomonas suaedae genome, one window contains:
- a CDS encoding DUF4112 domain-containing protein: protein MALAKATRIQRTPRSFPVGRDPHSVRQRVTAMEKLLERSFTIPGTKQTVGLDALIGLIPVGGDVVAAIMGLYMLWEARNIGMSRSAMLRMAGNVGFDWLIGLIPGVGDVADFFYRSNSRNLRIIRRHLDRHHPATATIDN from the coding sequence ATTGCGTTGGCCAAGGCGACCCGCATTCAACGCACGCCCCGATCCTTTCCGGTCGGTCGCGATCCCCATTCGGTGCGCCAGCGGGTGACCGCGATGGAAAAGCTGCTCGAGCGCAGCTTCACGATACCCGGTACCAAGCAGACCGTCGGGCTGGACGCGCTGATCGGGCTGATCCCGGTGGGGGGCGATGTGGTCGCCGCGATCATGGGCCTCTACATGCTGTGGGAGGCGCGCAATATCGGCATGTCGCGCAGCGCAATGCTGCGCATGGCCGGCAATGTCGGCTTTGACTGGCTGATCGGCCTGATCCCCGGGGTCGGCGACGTCGCCGACTTTTTCTACCGGTCCAACTCCCGCAACCTGCGGATCATCCGACGGCACCTCGACAGGCATCACCCGGCGACGGCCACAATCGACAATTGA